The stretch of DNA CTTAGTGTGGTGTATTTTGGTAAGCGGCAGTGACGCTATCTTGAAGCCAGTACTGCTGAGCCGTGGCTCTCACATTCCAATGTTGGTTATTTTACTCGGCGCACTGGGCGGAATGGCGATGTCAGGAATCGTCGGTCTGTTTGTTGGTGCTGTGATACTGAGTTTAAGCTATGAGCTGATGATGGCGTGGCTTGGGCTTGAAGAGAAAAACCAAGAAGAAACTGAGAAAAAACCAGTAGAGGCAGAGGACAAATAGATGAAGCCAGTCTCTAAAGACGACAACTTCTACTTCTTATTCTATGCACTGTTGGTGTTGTTTTTTGGTTGCGCGGTGATGCAGCAGTTTTATCCTCAAGGCCAGAAAACAATACTATTTCTCATCATCATTACTCTGGCGAGTTCAATTGTTGGTATCCATAAAGAGCGAGCTTTGTATCGATCTTGGTATGGGATGTTGTTGATTACGGCATTGGTGTCTGGTGTGTTTTCGTTTTTGGAAGGCTATAATCTGTCGATAGTGACCCTATCGGCGTTGGCTGTGTTCTTGTTTTCACACATTTACTCGGCGTTAAAACAGGTGATGAAAGCAAAAACGGTAACACCCAATCACATTATCGGCTCGATCTGTATTTACTTGTTGTTGGGGTTCGCTTGGTCGACCATCTACTTGTTGATTTTAGAAATATTTCCCAACGCCTTTAATGGGTTAGAAGAGCAAATCTGGCTAACCAATTTGTTTAATGCGATGTACTTTAGCTTTATCACGTTGACTACGGTTGGTTATGGTGACATATCACCGGCATTACCTATTGCTCAGTTCTTCGTGTTTATGGAATCCATTATCGGCAGTTTTTACTTGGCCATCATGGTGGCGAGTTTGGTGAGCATTCGACTTACACAGTCTCAATCTCAATAGGGCATTTACAAATAATAGAGCACATACGAAGAAGCCCAGCAGTTGCTGGGCTTCTTATATTTTGTGAGCTTTAAAGTCTTTTTAAGTTTGAACTCTGTGTGGGCGATGAATCTTACGCTTCAGTGCCTTGTATCTTCTCTAATTCAGCGATGGTCGTTTGTGACACAAGCTGACCATCCATGTAATAGCTAACATTTTGACCCTCTTTGATACCTGTCAGAGTTGCCGTTTCACCAGAGGTATAGACGATGTCCATTTGAACCGTGTTTTCGTCAATCTTAATCATCTCACCCGTTTCAATCGTGCGATTGTTTGAAATTGGCCCAACAGGTGCTTCTTTCAAGCTTGGGTCTAGGTCGTCGTTCACTTCGAAGTGTGTATCTGTTTTTGTATCAAATACGTGTGGTGAACCACTGATTGGGTTTTTACCTGTCCAGAATTCGAGTGAGTTGAATACGACATAGTCGGCTGCGGTTGTAATACCGTACACAGGCGCTAATAAGAAGTTTACACCTGCACGAGCATAGCGGTTATCGACAACTTCAACGTTAAATTTCATCACTTTCCCTGTTACGGCGTTGCTGCCGATACAACCAGTTAGCGCAGAAGCCAAAACCGTTAGTCCTACAATTTTAAGTGCAATCTTTTTCATTTTAGTACCTGTATAAGTTAGAAGTCTGTTTTGTTGGAACAGGTGTAGTATGGTTTTTATTCGATTCAGAGTTTTACCATTTAGCGCCACTGACGATAGAAAATTGGTTATGTACTTTAAGTATCAAAAGCTAGATCTAGAAAACCTGGCTACAAAAATGGGAGCATAAAAAAAGCGCGACCTAACAGGGCGCGCTTTTGGGTATTTGGATAAGTCGTAATGAAAATAACGACTCCAATACAGAATTACTTCATCACATAAGAATAGGCCGATACGACAAGCCAGCGGAAAAATCGAAATAAAAGGGTAGTGGCTTTAACGGTAAACTTGGCGATTGATACCGTTGCTTCTGCACCAACGCTAACGCACTTATGCAGATCGGATTCTTTGTATTCGGAATAGGTCATATGGTTTCTCATTTCTCGCTGTTGTCTTTCATATGTAAGTAATGACTCCTGTCTGGCGATATACCCTGTACGACTAATGTACGAATATTCATCGATAGAAACTTACCATTTAATGCCAAGTAGTGTGAAAACTAGCCAAAAGATAACGTGTTGAGAGAAATTAAGTACGTACCTAGATGTAACCTATCAAGTTACCGAAAAAACGAGGTTATATAGTGGTATGATCGCGGGCTCAGCACCATAAGTGATAAAGAATAGGAAACAGAATGACTCACCTTACCGATCAGCAAGAAGCTGCAATGGCGACGTTTAAGGAAAACTTACACCTTCCAAATGGTGGTTTTCATAAACTGATTATCGATCTAAGTAAGG from Vibrio splendidus encodes:
- a CDS encoding potassium channel family protein, which gives rise to MKPVSKDDNFYFLFYALLVLFFGCAVMQQFYPQGQKTILFLIIITLASSIVGIHKERALYRSWYGMLLITALVSGVFSFLEGYNLSIVTLSALAVFLFSHIYSALKQVMKAKTVTPNHIIGSICIYLLLGFAWSTIYLLILEIFPNAFNGLEEQIWLTNLFNAMYFSFITLTTVGYGDISPALPIAQFFVFMESIIGSFYLAIMVASLVSIRLTQSQSQ
- a CDS encoding DUF3332 domain-containing protein, coding for MKKIALKIVGLTVLASALTGCIGSNAVTGKVMKFNVEVVDNRYARAGVNFLLAPVYGITTAADYVVFNSLEFWTGKNPISGSPHVFDTKTDTHFEVNDDLDPSLKEAPVGPISNNRTIETGEMIKIDENTVQMDIVYTSGETATLTGIKEGQNVSYYMDGQLVSQTTIAELEKIQGTEA